One segment of Pseudodesulfovibrio sp. 5S69 DNA contains the following:
- a CDS encoding protein phosphatase 2C domain-containing protein, giving the protein MRIDTVFEQGTGLLNEDFLVVDKNLFGVFDGATSLSPARFGHGLTGGYLASTVAGSAFRGSDRPLGELADRANRAIMEAMLKHGVDLDDRANLWSTSAAVVRVLEDRFEWVQIGDCLVMTLLEDGSHRVHCAEFNHDLETLTLWREASCGSEGAILDVMHEQIVKVRRGMNVTYGVFNGEPAAMDFLNAGSLPLEGVTDILLFTDGLFIPKRDPGEREDFHLFAELFRAGGLRGVLDHIRSTEAEDAACTRYPRFKVHDDVAAISIAL; this is encoded by the coding sequence ATGAGAATCGATACCGTTTTTGAGCAGGGGACCGGCCTGCTGAACGAGGACTTCCTGGTCGTGGACAAGAACCTGTTCGGCGTGTTCGACGGGGCCACCAGCCTGTCCCCGGCCCGCTTCGGCCACGGCCTGACCGGGGGCTACCTGGCCTCGACCGTGGCCGGGAGCGCCTTCCGCGGGAGCGACCGGCCGCTCGGGGAGCTGGCGGACAGGGCCAACCGGGCGATCATGGAGGCCATGCTGAAGCACGGCGTGGACCTGGACGACCGGGCGAACCTGTGGTCCACCAGCGCGGCCGTGGTCCGGGTCCTGGAGGACCGTTTCGAGTGGGTCCAGATCGGCGACTGCCTGGTCATGACCCTGCTTGAGGACGGCTCCCACCGGGTGCACTGCGCCGAATTCAACCACGACCTCGAAACCCTGACCCTGTGGCGGGAGGCCTCCTGCGGGAGCGAGGGGGCGATCCTCGACGTCATGCACGAGCAGATCGTCAAGGTCCGCCGGGGCATGAACGTGACCTACGGCGTATTCAACGGGGAGCCCGCGGCCATGGATTTTTTGAACGCCGGATCCCTGCCCCTTGAAGGGGTCACGGACATCCTGCTCTTCACCGACGGCCTGTTCATCCCCAAGCGCGACCCCGGCGAGCGGGAGGACTTCCACCTGTTCGCCGAGCTGTTCCGCGCGGGCGGGCTCAGGGGGGTCCTGGACCACATCCGGAGCACGGAGGCGGAGGACGCGGCATGCACCCGCTATCCCCGGTTCAAGGTCCACGACGACGTAGCGGCCATTTCCATAGCGCTGTAG
- a CDS encoding extracellular solute-binding protein, with protein MKRIFCLLSSLALVVLCASAALAAKLEDKVVVYSTHGESLLEAVADAFEAKTGVAVEFLNLKGELADRVRAEKANPQSDVMYGGPSSVYQELQAEDLFEPFTPTWAAKVNPLFKDKDGYWIGTIQTPVLLFYNTEMLTAAEAPKDWKDLAAPRYKGMLVFRNALSSSARATYSALLQQYEKKGELDKGWAFLKAVDANTKRYYGSGSLLFQAVGRKEAAISFSVLNDIIDNMTKNKMPLQFIDATSGSPVITDGIALIRHAKHPEAAKAFVEFAGSAEVQAMLARKFNRMPTLPDALADAPAWMGKVKFKAMDVNWGELASRQSAWMQKWDAEVKDSAKDKK; from the coding sequence ATGAAACGGATTTTCTGTTTGCTGTCGAGCCTGGCGCTCGTGGTCCTGTGCGCCTCGGCCGCGTTGGCCGCAAAGCTCGAGGACAAGGTGGTCGTCTACTCGACCCACGGCGAGTCCCTGCTGGAAGCGGTGGCCGACGCCTTCGAGGCCAAGACCGGCGTGGCCGTGGAGTTCCTGAACCTCAAGGGCGAGCTGGCCGACCGGGTCCGCGCCGAAAAGGCCAACCCCCAGTCCGACGTCATGTACGGCGGCCCGTCCTCCGTCTACCAGGAGCTCCAGGCCGAAGACCTGTTCGAGCCCTTCACGCCCACATGGGCCGCCAAGGTCAACCCCCTGTTCAAGGACAAGGACGGCTACTGGATCGGGACCATCCAGACCCCGGTGCTGCTGTTCTACAACACCGAGATGCTCACCGCGGCCGAGGCCCCCAAGGACTGGAAGGACCTGGCCGCCCCCCGCTACAAGGGCATGCTCGTCTTCCGCAACGCCCTGTCTTCGTCCGCCCGGGCCACCTATTCCGCCCTGTTGCAGCAGTACGAAAAGAAGGGCGAGCTGGACAAGGGCTGGGCCTTCCTCAAGGCCGTGGACGCCAACACCAAGCGCTACTACGGCAGCGGCTCCCTCCTGTTCCAGGCCGTGGGCCGCAAGGAGGCCGCCATCAGCTTCTCGGTGCTCAACGACATCATCGACAACATGACCAAGAACAAGATGCCGCTCCAGTTCATCGACGCCACGAGCGGCTCCCCGGTCATCACCGACGGCATCGCCCTGATCCGGCACGCCAAGCACCCCGAAGCGGCCAAGGCCTTCGTGGAGTTCGCGGGCAGCGCCGAGGTCCAGGCCATGCTGGCCCGGAAATTCAACCGCATGCCGACCCTGCCCGACGCCCTGGCCGACGCTCCGGCGTGGATGGGCAAGGTCAAGTTCAAGGCCATGGACGTGAACTGGGGCGAACTGGCCTCCCGCCAGTCGGCCTGGATGCAGAAGTGGGACGCCGAGGTCAAGGACTCGGCCAAGGACAAGAAGTAG
- a CDS encoding ABC transporter ATP-binding protein — protein sequence MDEVVLRGVTRTFGSTTACADVDLSVGRGELFTFLGPSGCGKTTILRLIAGFLTPQSGAILLGGRDITGLPPEKREVGMVFQNYALFPYLTVARNVEYGLRVRRRTKAEIRATVARYLDMVGLSGFEERRIDELSGGEQQRVALARSLAVEPRVLLLDEPLSNLDARLRDHTREELRNLQRELGITTIFVTHDQNEALTLSDRIAVFDRGRVVQTGTPAEIYGRPRNGFVAGFVGDTNLIEAAWRDGLAVTPDGLTVRAETSGPGRYVAVRPQDVRLSPPDTPPSPGDDNAFEGLVTDAQLNGVWIDYRVRVGDMVLRAAALNTLADGFAPRPGDRVRVSFAARSAMVLEE from the coding sequence ATGGACGAAGTGGTCCTCAGGGGGGTGACCAGGACCTTCGGCTCGACCACGGCCTGCGCCGACGTGGACCTCTCCGTCGGGCGGGGCGAGCTGTTCACCTTTCTGGGCCCGTCCGGCTGCGGCAAGACGACCATTCTGCGCCTGATTGCGGGGTTTCTGACCCCGCAGTCGGGCGCCATCCTGCTCGGCGGCCGTGACATCACCGGCCTGCCGCCCGAGAAGCGGGAGGTGGGCATGGTCTTCCAGAACTACGCCCTGTTCCCGTACCTGACCGTGGCCCGCAACGTGGAGTACGGCCTGCGCGTGCGCCGCCGGACCAAGGCGGAGATACGCGCCACCGTGGCCCGCTACCTGGACATGGTCGGGCTGTCCGGCTTTGAGGAGCGGCGCATCGACGAGTTGTCCGGCGGCGAGCAGCAGCGGGTGGCCCTGGCCCGCTCCCTGGCCGTGGAGCCGCGCGTGCTCCTGCTCGACGAGCCGCTGTCCAACCTGGACGCCCGGCTGCGCGACCACACCCGCGAGGAACTCCGGAACCTCCAGCGCGAGCTGGGCATCACCACCATCTTTGTGACCCACGACCAGAACGAGGCCCTGACCCTGTCCGACCGCATCGCCGTGTTCGACCGCGGCCGGGTGGTCCAGACCGGCACCCCGGCCGAAATTTACGGCCGCCCTCGCAACGGCTTCGTGGCCGGGTTCGTGGGCGACACCAATCTCATCGAGGCGGCCTGGCGCGACGGCCTGGCCGTGACCCCGGACGGGCTGACCGTCCGGGCCGAGACCTCCGGGCCGGGGCGGTACGTGGCCGTCAGGCCCCAGGACGTGCGCCTGTCGCCGCCGGACACCCCCCCATCCCCGGGCGACGACAACGCGTTCGAGGGGCTGGTCACGGACGCGCAGCTCAACGGGGTGTGGATCGACTATCGGGTCCGGGTGGGCGACATGGTCTTGCGCGCCGCCGCCCTGAACACCCTGGCCGACGGCTTCGCGCCGCGTCCGGGCGACCGGGTGCGCGTGTCCTTCGCGGCCCGGTCGGCCATGGTCCTGGAGGAGTAG